The Cydia strobilella chromosome 7, ilCydStro3.1, whole genome shotgun sequence DNA segment AATATTAGTTAGCATTGCTCCTGTAGTCACTCCAAGAAAAGTGCCGATTACCGGCCTCTGTCCAACTGAGCTCCTCAGTATAGCCCACAAGAATATTGAGCCGAGCGGCCAGAGGCAGCCCCCGAGGAATGCCCAGGAGAATCTTCTAGCGGGCACTGCCGCTGCCATGTGGGGACGGGCCCAGAGCCATAGACCTGCTCCACCACCAGCTGATAGGAATAAGAGGTCGGTGACATCTCGCCGTGGAAATAACCTGTAAATAATTATCAATATAACTATCGGGTGTAGGTAGTTTGTCTAATTTTaagttatgtgtgtgtgtgtgtgtgtgtgtgtgtattattatttctaatgtattgttgtgatctctgttttttttttattgtatttgcatgcatttttatgtgtttgacgcaaataaataaatgaaatgaaataacgaAAAAAGGTCTAAAATTCGTGTATCTTACTCACCTGACCATTAAATGAGGATTCATAACAGATATTGACAGTGTTGTGTAACTGACCAGACCTTGCATTGGTAAATAGTAGTACAACACATTGTCCCTTGTGAATGGTGGTATTTTCACTTTTTGCACTGATTTATTAACATAATCTACAGCTTTCGGCACTGTAGCCGGCAGGTTGCAAAGCTGTCCTCGAATGTTGCGATAAATTCTTTCTATAATATCCATTTTGAGAGGTATTGTAATATTTCAATACTAATGCACTCTAGACTATTGGCGCTGTTAAGGTTACGCTCATAGACATAATTTGGCAAGTGCAATGGtttgtaatgttatttttaatgcaaTAAGTACTCTATTTTTTCAGTACGATGCACTCCGATACGATATATAAATTCAATGCATTCATTCACTCACCGCCTGTCATACGTCAAAGCGTGTGACCGCTTGGCTATGCGCTTCGTTGTTCAATTTGGAACTGAAGGAATGAATGTGGAAGGTACAGGTACAAATAAAAagaacatagacctagcattacatagaccagctatacgcgtgcgcccgtaagggatagacatagatgacgtcataaacgtggggataccatattggtaaaaattaccccaatatttgatatcacgttggggcgattaccctggaggcaaagttagcttgtttgacggtattaaaaaattgttaaataaaatgtcaatgggccgttctttttaggcgtataaacaatgaaatacctcctataattcgcgcaggtggtacaaaactaaacatgtttagtaaataaaatgtattatgggttttaatttaaagaaatcacaaatcgcaatcacaccaattaatgtacaccacatttaatcttcacaacatttgtttatttattttttggaattagaagtacgaaaaaacttcgaggtcaaaattacccataaaattatgatattttcatctggtatccctaacatgattgttatgcagctaaattaagaagaagtttaaaaatggctgacctcagacttctacctacctacgtaatttgggcggataattttacaaataatgttttgttaatttgcgtaaataattgtgatatttttattgaaatcgtttgattctacattgctttgagtgtaacgtaattttacgatgttattctcacatattgcgttaagaggaaggtgtaaaataccgtacttacgtgtgaaaggttatgatctcatatttttgctcagagcggctattacagccgattacagaacaattcaccagtattttatcaaagttcaagcattcaaaacgctaaccatcactatatttcataagagaaagcacaatttcatacaaaacaacgataattaaacaagcaacgaacaaacatgacatgtcacgtacttatttgtttgccacaacctcggttgtggcagcggtggaaaagtgaaactatgacaaggacaaacaataacagcgctttctctgctactcctactgaaagatacataagactatcccgttcggtcattttcccccactcctcatgaccgatccagttatactagattcatgaaaaAGAATTATATTCTGATTATAAaggttaaatattaaattgtacTTTCTATAACATATACTTACCATATTTGAAGTGttcattttatgattttaaagcCGTAAGagatctctttctcgctctcactcgcggtgcggtagtctgttatggTTTTAGCACTATATACCACTTTCTCTATGGTCAACAAGTTTGCGCGCGCGGCATGATCataaggtataataatatatgtatggcATGATGGTCCATGTTATGTTGCGCGACGTGCGTGCCattttataaatgttaaatttatttcttactAAGCTGGGTTAATATAAATAGAATATAAACCCAATAGCTAtaagcaaataaaaacaaagtgagaaattatattcaaatttttattttcattagttttataggtattttggCATTAACAACTTTATCTATTAAACTTTCTCCTAAAGGACTAGCAGCTTGAATATCTAATTTACTTATATCTGTAGTTATATCTATACCTCGCCTCCACTTTTCTAAGCCGTTCCAAGCTATCATAACACCATTATCTGTACACAGTTTTGGTAAGGGTCTATAAATCTTGTAATCTGATTCACCACATAAATAAGTTAATGCATTGAATATATAGTTATTACATGCAACTCCACCAGACACAACTAGCTGTTTATTATCTTTTGGTATTAGGTTATTTCGTTCACAAAATTCCATAGCTCTCTGGGTTCTATGAATCAAGTGTCTTGAGACAGCCATCAAAAGTGCAGCACACAAGTCATTCACTTCCGGAATCAATTTGTCAGCTACAATGTTATgttctttttctttcttgtaTAGCTGAGAGATGACAGAGGTCTTCAAACCATTGAAACTAAAATTACAATCCCTGTACTCAGCTAGGGAAAGTGGGAGTTTAAATACATGAGGATTAGTAGCTTTTGATGCTGCTAATTCTATAGCTTGGCCTCCACATAATTTTGAATATTCTGCTACATTTCGTAACTTCATTCTCCTAGCAACTTTGTCAAACACTTCACCAGGCGCTATATCCATACTTTGTCCGAGTAACTGGAAATGATTTACATCTTGAGCAACAGCCAGCAAACAGTGTCCCCCTGATATTAACAAGACAAGGAATGGGAAAGATATGTTGTGATGCATTCTTGCTGCTAAAGCATGAGCTTCCATGTGATGTATTGGAATTATAGGTTTCTTATGAAGTCTGGCTAAGTATTTTGCATATTTCATACCGACAACTAGGCTTAGGGCTAAGCCAGGTCTTAAAGTGACAGCTATGGCAGATATATCTTGCATTGATAATTTCGCTTTCTGTAAAGTTTCATTTACAGTCGGTTCAATATACTTTTTATGCAAGTCTTGAGCTACATCAGGTATAATGCCTCCGTTCCGAACATGCATAAGATTTTGTGTATGCAAACTTTCTGATAATAAATTTCCGTCATGGCTTATGATGGCGCAACCTGTATCGTCGCAAGATGTCTCGATTCCAAGGATAGCACTTCCAGAATAATTTCTACGGTTATTGAGAAATTTTATTTGCCTTTGCTGTGTAAGTTTTTGAGTCACAAATTTGTACAACGATCGTGTAAAATTCATCATGTTTGATTTAGGAAACTCACTAGTTTGCAACTAGCTTATGGTGAAATTCGATATTGCACCAATATTTACATGAAAATAGGTTATGTTTTTTAATAGCCTGAGTCTCATAGCATTTGATCGATAACttgaatatgtattttttaatatctGTATAATACACGAAGCCTGGTTAATCAGCGAAGTCtgtaattttaattcaaaacgctcgttaaaattatcaaaactaaaataaaattaaaaataatcagctCAATCAGCTGTTCAGATTTGTTGACAATATTGACTTTGACAGATGTGAAGTGTGAATGTAATGTGACGTTTGAGCGAGAccaatgtcaaatttgacaaacGCTAAAGATGCGTTCCATAGATATACTGCGTTCAGAGGCCGCGAAAAACAAAATTCGAAATTTCTTTATGCGGCATGGCACATTGTGTCCGATTCACACGTCGCTCCGAAGTTTGAGCGAGataacgctatgcgcgtattatagagACATCCCGCCCGCACGTGCAAATCGGACGCAGTGTGGCATGCCCCTATCTGCCTCTATGTCGCTTGACACAAGAGTATaaagttaatatatttaatatgtctgtgtctcacggaagttttgttagtaTAAAGTTTTtcgatttcataaaataaatgtggAGCAATATGAAGCTAGACAAaggtaatttacatttttaatgttaCGATTTACGAAtagttcattaaaaaaaaaaccggccaattgcgagtcgcgAGTCCGCAGCAacggcacgaagggttccgtaccatttagcaaaaaacggcaaaaaatcacgtttgttgtaagggagccccacttaaatatttattttattctgtttttattatttgttgttatagcggcaactgcaatacaatacatcttctgtgaaatttcaactgtctagctttcacggttcgtgagatacagcctggtgacagacagacagatagacagacggacagaggagtcttagtaatagggttccgtttttaccctttgggtacggaaacctaactatactataggtactatatgtatatatatgaagaaaaaaaaactgaatttaaTTTTCCGtttagttataataataaataaatattgtacagaataggtaACTTTATCTATCCACCAACTTTAtaatcgaaataaaaataaaccggtacattatttaaatcataCCCTGCTCTGCTTCAATATTTATCTGCATATTAAAATCAAGGGGTCAGAGGACCTACCGCTAAAAACGGAAATCGAAACCTCGTCATGTGCCTCTCTATCGTTcttacatattcgagcgatagagaggtgGATAAATAAATTTCGATTTCCGCCGCGGTAGACCCTccgtttttattctttatttgcaaTGCGCATCTTATTTCGAACGCGTGACTTTGTAATATGAACCTCAGTATCCGCCTGCGTGTCGTGTCGCTTaagcttgttatattttatttagaaacttTAGAAAACAAATACTTTTTGCAAGGAAACATGTACAAAATATCAACGGTAATAAAAAGACTTGAAATAGGGTCTTGTGTAAAGTTAAGTTCAACGGCCGGGGTAGTGCAAGAacatgttataaaaataaaaccgttcGAGGATATACCTGGGCCTAAGAGCTATCCTGTTGTGGGGACACTACATAAATATCTGCctttactaggtaagtaaatatttaataaaaatgtatgattGAACTCTTTGTTAGGCATTGTCTACTTtttctcataataaaaaaaaacatttcggacgatacaatccatatttgtggtattttctataaaaaagggacctgattgtcgatggcgcttacgccattattaacgtgctccgatatatagttggtcaagcaaatcttgtcagtagagcggcaaatttaaaaaatgtaggcgcggagggatatcgtcccatagaaaatttgaatttcgcgccgttttctactgacaagatttggttgaccaactataaatacaatgccgcgcgacgctgtgcggtgtaagcgccgtcgacaataaggtcccttttcatgttttcataaaaaatacaccgttttgttagttacaaatatacttaaattactaatgTTAGACCTTAGGTAATATGCAAAGTAGGTAGGGTAGATGATAGGCATtgacttattttttttgtagtcgAAAGAAAAGTGTGCGAAAATTGTCAAATGTGGtttataactaaataattagAATTCGGTAGGTAGTTTAACAATAG contains these protein-coding regions:
- the LOC134742891 gene encoding uncharacterized protein LOC134742891 gives rise to the protein MDIIERIYRNIRGQLCNLPATVPKAVDYVNKSVQKVKIPPFTRDNVLYYYLPMQGLVSYTTLSISVMNPHLMVRLFPRRDVTDLLFLSAGGGAGLWLWARPHMAAAVPARRFSWAFLGGCLWPLGSIFLWAILRSSVGQRPVIGTFLGVTTGAMLTNIALDYFHYVELMFCGEVHLPDEVYSPNSDDEKYDIDI
- the LOC134742892 gene encoding tRNA N6-adenosine threonylcarbamoyltransferase, mitochondrial-like, encoding MMNFTRSLYKFVTQKLTQQRQIKFLNNRRNYSGSAILGIETSCDDTGCAIISHDGNLLSESLHTQNLMHVRNGGIIPDVAQDLHKKYIEPTVNETLQKAKLSMQDISAIAVTLRPGLALSLVVGMKYAKYLARLHKKPIIPIHHMEAHALAARMHHNISFPFLVLLISGGHCLLAVAQDVNHFQLLGQSMDIAPGEVFDKVARRMKLRNVAEYSKLCGGQAIELAASKATNPHVFKLPLSLAEYRDCNFSFNGLKTSVISQLYKKEKEHNIVADKLIPEVNDLCAALLMAVSRHLIHRTQRAMEFCERNNLIPKDNKQLVVSGGVACNNYIFNALTYLCGESDYKIYRPLPKLCTDNGVMIAWNGLEKWRRGIDITTDISKLDIQAASPLGESLIDKVVNAKIPIKLMKIKI